The DNA window GTTGCCAGAAGGGTAGGAGAGAGCGCTGATGGTGGGCTTGGAGAGACTAACAATAGACCAGTGCAGCTTTTGCAGGCTTGCTTCGCAAAAGAACACATAGTAGATGCCGGAAGAGAATGTGCCCACAGTCACAATAACAATACCAAGTAGATCCATTCCATGCCAGAACTGTTCTACAGAATGCGAATGGGGTTGCATCAGGTGATAGAGTGCGCTTAAGACCAGGCAGGTCTCCGCGCACCAGAAGTAGACGTTGAACATGGCATAGTCCATGGACGACACGTTGAAAAACCGAGGGTCTGCAAGGAACCGCAGGAAAACAGGCGAAatgagaggcagaagcaaagCGCCGATTAGATGAGTGTATACGTTGCAGGTTTCGTTGTGTAAGAATGTAAGGCTAGTAAAAACCGCAAGATAGTCTGCCTTCTCTGGTCGGTATCCTCTGAGGATATACTTGTTGTCAAACTGCCATTCTGCAATCTCCTGCCACGTTACGGTTTGTGTTTTGCTGGCTTTTGGCTGCATGTGGTCCATGGGTTCGTTCGTCGTGCTCATGCTGATTTTCGACACCTGCCGTTTCTTGAGTTCTACTTGTGACATGGTTTTCTCCCGAGATGTCTGAGCCGCGCAAACTGACGATGTGGCACAGGAGGCGACGATGACAATAGAGATGAAGCGAAGGGTGCCGATAGCAGGGAATTTACTGCTAGATGAAAGACAGGGCAATGGATAATTGCCGCCAAAGTAGATGGAGATGCGGATGCAATGGTGAGGGACAAACGCGCGAGGCTCGCAACAAAAGGATTGTCGACGTGTTTCAGCGCAGCGAGAGAGCGCTTTTGATCATTTATTCCAGTCAAGAAAAGCCAATCATTGCCGATGTACACAGTACCTACCACTTTCGTATCCGTGCTGTCTTCGACTGCACTGCCAACGAAGGCCATTGGGAGGCCAAGCACAGCGAGCAAGGGGTGTGAGAAATAGGGCTGGAACTTACAAACGATCAGCACACAACTCTTGGCCTCGGATACTGTAATGACGCTATTATCCACTATTTCACTGGCGAAATAGTGCCCATATTTACAAATTATATGTGTATGTTCCTTTTGCGATccctgtctttttttctctcgcgCCACTTTAACAGGGGACTGGGAGCTTGCATACGCGCCTGGATCACACGCAAGCTGGAGGCTACATGTATGGCCCCCACCTGTTGCCGCCTCAGCTTGAGATGGAGGGCTGACTGCCTTGGGAGCTTGCCATCTACGACAGTGGTGATTCGCTTGTTGGGTCGGTCCCCTGCAGTGTACTGCTTGCTAtttacatgtatgtacaagtactatTCATATCCACAATTCGCCTCCTACTGCTTATAGTCGAACGACCGAGTAACCTGACTTGTCAGAAGGCGTGGGCTGTATTCATGTAGGTATCCGGCGGCTGGGAGAATCCTCATACTGAGCCCACCCGGCTGTGGGcacatgtatgcatgtatgtattttGCACCCAGTGGTAGGTTAGCACAGCCCGATGTAGTGGAAGGATTTCATCATTACGATTACTCAACGGGCTTCCTCTGATCGACCAAGGCGCGGCACCTACAGCATGTCTCACAGCCTTACCCAGCACACCTGCTTTGTGTCTTGGTAAAATCTCCAAATCCACCATTATCGAGTGTACAGTCATGGATGTGGATGATTCTCAGGGCCTGTTAAAGACCTGGCTTGGATATTTCGTTGGAAGACGACCGGAAAGGTCAGCGCAGCCCGCGTCGTTGGAATCACGGAAAAACGAAGCTTGGTTACGGACGGAGGCATTTCTACAGCAGGATGCCGATGAATCTGACGAGCCGGACCCCGAGCGTACTGCTAGGACGCTGCGCGCATTTGAAGAATATGTTGAATACAACTCTGATGGGGAATCAGATTCCGTAAGTGCTCCTGATATAAGGCAAGCTCCAGCCTTTCGGCCTCTCGCCTCATGCCCGCTGACACGAAGCAGGGCTTGCGCCATGATGTCCCATATCCTAAGCTTCAGGCAATGCGCAGCAAGATAGAGCGTCGACGTTACGGTTCGCATTCTAATCCAAGCACAGTCATCCGTGTTAGTAAACGGAAACGAACAAGTGAGGCCCTCATCGACGAACTTTCGCACTGGGACatggaggcaaagaagcgcAGGATCATACATCGTGAAGAGCCAAGTGCTGGTGACAGTCTCGACGACCCCGATGCCGACTTTGCCGTGCTGATGAGGAGACATCTTGCGTCCTTGGACAATGCGTTACGGAAGCAGTGGGTATGTGTTTGCCAGAAGTGCTCAGGGTTGAGCGTCCGACTTTCACTACCACAACACAATAAGGATTTCAACGTTGAGACAAGCTTCGAAGTGTTCTTTGGAGTGCGGTCTCCAGCTGAAACCACATTGCAAGAAGCCAAAATAACGATCAAGTAAGCTTTATGAAGCTTCGCCCAATGGATTACACTGACGCTTTTTCGCGGTAGAGACGTACAGAACAGCAGGATGAGGAGCGCATCCGAACCCGTAGTTAGCGCCGCACCTGATTTTGCCCACATATGTCAAAGCATCACAGAGTCCCTGGGCCAGCGAAATTGCTTGCACTTTGCTCTCGAGGGCGGGACCTTTCAGAGGCTTCGTCCGCAGCCAAAGACGTTTGGCGGTGATCAAATGTCTCGAACGGTATCCTTGACAGCTCTATTTAAGCGTCAACAAGAATTACGCGGCAGTTCATCTGCCCTGCCACTTAAAGGGAAGCGAATTCTGGCTGTTATACTGGCCACTGCGCTTCTCCCATTCTTGGAGACCCCATGGCTGCAGCCTTCATTCAACCACTCAAATATTCTGTTCGTTGATCCGC is part of the Trichoderma atroviride chromosome 1, complete sequence genome and encodes:
- a CDS encoding uncharacterized protein (TransMembrane:6 (i79-101o113-135i147-170o182-201i213-233o245-265i)) gives rise to the protein MSQVELKKRQVSKISMSTTNEPMDHMQPKASKTQTVTWQEIAEWQFDNKYILRGYRPEKADYLAVFTSLTFLHNETCNVYTHLIGALLLPLISPVFLRFLADPRFFNVSSMDYAMFNVYFWCAETCLVLSALYHLMQPHSHSVEQFWHGMDLLGIVIVTVGTFSSGIYYVFFCEASLQKLHWSIILTTGTITGALISHPLLKTSRWRNVKAGAFVVFGSSSFIPLLHGVQRYGLTYMLQYSGMKWYLLELTFYGTGVTLYAVCLARSSRRVSPFSQK
- a CDS encoding uncharacterized protein (TransMembrane:7 (i79-101o113-135i147-170o182-201i213-233o245-262i282-302o)), producing MSQVELKKRQVSKISMSTTNEPMDHMQPKASKTQTVTWQEIAEWQFDNKYILRGYRPEKADYLAVFTSLTFLHNETCNVYTHLIGALLLPLISPVFLRFLADPRFFNVSSMDYAMFNVYFWCAETCLVLSALYHLMQPHSHSVEQFWHGMDLLGIVIVTVGTFSSGIYYVFFCEASLQKLHWSIILTTGTITGALISHPLLKTSRWRNVKAGAFVVFGSSSFIPLLHGVQRYGLTYMLQYSGMKWYLLELTFYGTGVTLYAFRIPERLSPGTFDIWGSSHQIFHIAILCAMYTHVTALLQGFTTCHTLDVCSLQGVH